One stretch of Siphonobacter curvatus DNA includes these proteins:
- a CDS encoding HNH endonuclease codes for MGRKVLVLNQDYSALTICSVAKAFLLVYLKKADLVSESQTENLRSISQSFPMPTVIRLHKYVYLPYRGVMLTRQNIFRRDGHRCQYCGTSDDLTLDHVLPKSRSGKSSWDNLTTACKRCNSRKGDFTPEEAGMPLRQRPFKPSFIMFIRDFSGMIDETWLPFLTRKEKKVTD; via the coding sequence ATGGGCAGAAAAGTATTAGTGCTGAATCAGGATTACTCAGCCTTGACGATTTGCTCAGTCGCCAAAGCTTTTTTACTCGTCTACCTCAAAAAGGCTGATCTAGTTTCAGAATCACAGACGGAAAATCTACGGAGCATTTCACAATCTTTTCCCATGCCGACGGTCATTCGCTTGCACAAGTACGTGTATTTACCGTACCGGGGCGTAATGCTGACGCGACAAAACATTTTTCGGCGGGATGGGCACCGTTGTCAGTATTGCGGTACCAGCGACGACCTGACGCTTGATCACGTACTACCGAAATCCAGAAGTGGCAAATCAAGCTGGGATAATCTGACTACGGCCTGCAAACGCTGCAATTCCCGGAAAGGTGATTTTACTCCCGAAGAAGCCGGAATGCCTCTGCGACAAAGGCCTTTCAAGCCATCGTTCATCATGTTTATTCGGGATTTTTCGGGTATGATTGATGAAACCTGGTTGCCTTTTCTGACGCGTAAGGAAAAAAAGGTGACGGATTAA